In one uncultured Devosia sp. genomic region, the following are encoded:
- a CDS encoding DNA-directed RNA polymerase subunit alpha, translating into MTVTIQRNWQELIKPTKLEIVSGSDNARVASVVAEPLERGYGLTLGNALRRVLLSSLQGAAVTAIQIDGILHEFSSLPGVREDITDLVLNVKEIALKMGGEGPKRLNLSKQGPGAVTAGDIKVTGDIEVLNPELVICHLDDGAEINIEFTVDTGKGYVAADKNRPEDAPIGYIPVDSLFSPVRRVSYKVDATRAGESLDKDKLTLQIETNGAVSPEDAVAYAARILQDQLSVFVNFEEPSKEKAQDAVPELAFNPALLKKVDELELSVRSANCLKNDNIVYIGDLIQKTEAEMLRTPNFGRKSLNEIKEVLAQMGLHLGMDVANWPPENIDDLAKRYEDHY; encoded by the coding sequence ATAACCGTGACGATCCAGAGGAACTGGCAAGAACTGATCAAGCCGACCAAGCTGGAGATTGTTTCGGGCAGCGACAACGCGCGCGTGGCCTCGGTAGTAGCCGAGCCGCTTGAGCGCGGTTACGGGCTTACCCTTGGTAATGCTCTGCGTCGCGTGCTGCTGTCGTCGCTCCAGGGCGCGGCAGTTACCGCAATCCAGATTGACGGCATTCTGCATGAATTCTCCTCGCTTCCGGGCGTGCGGGAAGACATCACCGACCTGGTCCTCAACGTGAAAGAAATCGCGTTGAAGATGGGCGGCGAAGGCCCGAAGCGCCTGAACCTGAGCAAGCAGGGTCCGGGTGCCGTGACTGCTGGCGACATCAAGGTCACCGGCGACATCGAAGTGCTGAACCCCGAGCTGGTGATCTGCCATCTCGACGACGGCGCCGAGATCAATATCGAGTTCACCGTCGACACCGGCAAGGGCTATGTCGCTGCCGACAAGAACCGTCCCGAAGACGCACCGATCGGTTACATCCCGGTCGACTCGCTGTTTTCGCCGGTTCGCCGTGTCAGCTACAAGGTCGATGCCACCCGTGCCGGTGAAAGCCTCGACAAGGACAAGCTGACGCTGCAGATCGAGACCAATGGCGCCGTGTCGCCGGAAGATGCCGTGGCCTATGCCGCTCGCATCCTCCAGGACCAGCTGTCGGTTTTCGTGAACTTCGAAGAGCCCAGCAAGGAAAAGGCACAGGATGCCGTTCCAGAACTGGCCTTCAACCCGGCTCTGCTCAAGAAGGTCGACGAACTCGAACTTTCGGTCCGCTCGGCCAACTGCCTCAAGAACGACAACATCGTCTACATCGGCGACCTTATCCAGAAGACGGAAGCCGAGATGCTGCGGACGCCGAATTTCGGCCGCAAGTCGCTCAATGAAATCAAGGAAGTCCTGGCACAGATGGGGCTTCATCTCGGGATGGATGTGGCCAATTGGCCGCCCGAGAATATCGATGACCTCGCCAAGCGCTACGAAGATCACTACTGA